A genomic stretch from Meiothermus sp. CFH 77666 includes:
- a CDS encoding M28 family metallopeptidase, with protein MSRNLLSRAVLGLVALGLLALVQAFSTERMQADLQALQSQGPRVAGTPAVAAAGEYLAAELRKAGYTVEFFPFTYSRTRDQGSSLVVGSTSFPVNSVSGSPGRRVEGLLAVVPGAGLAADFAGLNLQGRIAVVRRGGIPGLEKAQLAAERGALAIILVTEEPSSTRFTFGGSSPIPGVTLSRSDGEALFNQAGARAMLDVRIVTEEVQGRNVIAKRGSQNPLAIVGAHYDSVPGSPGANDNASGTVTVLELARQLAASPLSERIWFMFFDGEEDGLWGSRRFVEQNPELVRGLKAMLNLDMVGVDVNGSLGIGGSNELRALADCNALQVACGSAPGGGSDHVPFAQAGVPVLFFFRGLDPNYHRPTDTLADPVLLAQTGQVVRGILERLLR; from the coding sequence ATGAGCAGAAACTTGCTTTCCAGGGCAGTCTTAGGGCTGGTGGCTTTGGGGCTGCTGGCGCTGGTGCAGGCCTTTTCCACCGAGCGGATGCAGGCCGACCTGCAAGCCCTGCAGTCCCAGGGGCCGCGGGTGGCGGGAACCCCGGCGGTGGCGGCGGCGGGCGAGTATTTGGCCGCCGAGCTTCGCAAGGCGGGTTACACAGTGGAGTTTTTCCCCTTCACCTACAGCCGTACCCGCGACCAGGGCTCGAGCCTGGTGGTGGGCAGCACTTCTTTCCCTGTAAATAGCGTATCGGGCAGCCCTGGTCGGCGGGTGGAGGGGCTGCTGGCGGTGGTGCCGGGGGCGGGTCTGGCCGCCGACTTTGCGGGCCTGAACCTGCAAGGCCGCATTGCGGTGGTGCGCCGAGGGGGGATTCCGGGCCTCGAGAAGGCCCAGTTGGCCGCCGAACGCGGCGCCCTGGCCATTATCCTGGTCACCGAGGAACCCAGCAGCACCCGCTTCACCTTTGGTGGCAGCAGCCCCATCCCGGGCGTGACCCTCTCCCGTAGCGACGGCGAGGCGCTATTCAACCAGGCCGGGGCCCGGGCTATGCTGGACGTGCGCATCGTGACCGAGGAAGTCCAGGGGCGCAACGTGATCGCCAAACGGGGCAGCCAGAACCCCCTGGCCATTGTGGGCGCACACTACGACTCGGTGCCCGGAAGTCCTGGGGCCAACGACAATGCCTCGGGGACCGTGACGGTGCTCGAGCTGGCCCGCCAGCTTGCCGCCAGCCCCCTTTCCGAGCGCATCTGGTTCATGTTCTTCGACGGCGAGGAGGACGGGCTGTGGGGCTCGAGGCGCTTCGTGGAGCAGAACCCCGAGCTGGTGCGAGGCCTCAAGGCCATGCTCAACCTGGATATGGTGGGGGTGGACGTCAACGGCAGCCTGGGCATCGGGGGCAGCAACGAACTGCGGGCCCTGGCCGACTGCAACGCCCTCCAGGTGGCCTGCGGTAGCGCACCGGGCGGGGGCAGCGACCACGTGCCCTTTGCCCAGGCCGGGGTGCCGGTGCTCTTCTTCTTCCGGGGCCTCGACCCCAACTACCACCGCCCTACCGACACCCTTGCCGACCCGGTGCTCCTGGCCCAGACCGGGCAGGTGGTGCGGGGCATTCTGGAGCGTTTGTTGCGCTAG
- a CDS encoding formate--tetrahydrofolate ligase: MDTAQTHVPSDLEIARQARPKPIEEIAASLGIPAQALFHYGPHMAKVLATPPAPKGKLILVTAMTPTPAGEGKTTIAIGLTEALGKLGKKVAVALREPSLGPVFGIKGGATGGGYAQVLPMEEINLHFTGDFHAVTSAVNLLSAMVDNHLHQGNALGLDARRIEVKRALDMNDRALRQVVVGLGGPGQGVPREAGFEITVASEVMAIMSLADSLSDLQQRLGRIRIGYNQAGQPVYARDLGAEGAMTALLKQAFYPNLVQTLEHQPAFVHMGPFGNIAHGTNSVVATRMALGYADYVVTEAGFGSDLGAEKYINLVCRRAGFAPQAVVLVATMRALRFHGGQDEYTRPDLEAVRQGLPNLAKHIENVRLLGYQPVLAFNRFPTDAPQELQLVRAFAEAQGVRVSFSEVHARGGAGGLELAQMVLEALENPGQPRFTYGLEQPLEEKIARIAQQVYGAAKVEYTQEARKALKRLEKEGCSQMPVIIAKAAGSLSDNPRLRGCPEGFSVTVTDLKPKCGAGFVVAYMGEIMTMPGLPKEPAAIRIGLDEEGRIRGLF, encoded by the coding sequence ATGGACACCGCCCAAACACACGTACCGAGCGACCTCGAGATTGCCCGCCAGGCCAGACCCAAACCCATCGAGGAAATAGCCGCCAGCCTGGGCATTCCTGCTCAGGCGCTTTTTCACTACGGGCCCCACATGGCCAAAGTGCTTGCCACACCGCCCGCGCCCAAAGGAAAGCTGATTCTGGTCACGGCCATGACCCCCACCCCGGCGGGCGAGGGCAAAACCACCATTGCTATCGGCCTGACAGAAGCCCTGGGTAAGCTGGGGAAAAAGGTGGCGGTGGCCCTGCGGGAACCCTCGCTGGGGCCGGTGTTTGGCATCAAGGGCGGGGCCACCGGCGGCGGGTACGCGCAGGTGCTGCCCATGGAGGAGATCAACCTGCATTTCACTGGCGACTTTCACGCTGTTACCAGCGCGGTGAACCTGCTCTCGGCCATGGTGGACAACCACCTGCACCAGGGCAATGCGCTGGGGCTGGACGCGCGCCGCATCGAGGTCAAGCGGGCCCTGGACATGAACGACCGGGCCCTGCGGCAGGTGGTTGTGGGGCTGGGCGGCCCCGGCCAGGGCGTGCCCCGCGAGGCTGGCTTCGAGATTACCGTGGCCAGCGAGGTAATGGCCATCATGAGCCTGGCCGATAGCCTGTCCGATCTGCAACAAAGGCTGGGCCGTATCCGCATCGGCTACAACCAGGCCGGGCAGCCGGTCTATGCCCGCGACCTGGGGGCCGAGGGGGCCATGACGGCGCTGCTCAAGCAGGCCTTCTACCCCAACCTGGTGCAGACCCTGGAACACCAGCCGGCCTTCGTGCACATGGGGCCTTTTGGCAACATCGCCCACGGCACCAACTCGGTGGTGGCCACCCGGATGGCCCTGGGCTACGCCGACTACGTGGTCACCGAGGCCGGGTTTGGCTCCGACCTGGGAGCCGAGAAGTACATCAACCTGGTCTGCCGCCGGGCCGGCTTCGCGCCCCAGGCAGTGGTGCTGGTGGCGACCATGCGGGCCCTGCGCTTTCATGGGGGGCAGGACGAGTACACCCGGCCCGACCTCGAGGCCGTGCGCCAGGGGCTTCCCAACCTGGCCAAGCACATCGAAAATGTGCGGCTGCTGGGCTACCAGCCGGTGCTGGCCTTCAACCGCTTCCCTACCGATGCCCCGCAGGAGCTCCAGCTTGTGCGGGCCTTTGCCGAGGCGCAGGGGGTGCGGGTCTCCTTCAGCGAGGTGCACGCCAGGGGGGGTGCGGGGGGCCTCGAGCTGGCCCAGATGGTGCTGGAAGCCCTGGAAAACCCCGGCCAGCCCCGCTTCACCTACGGCCTGGAACAACCCCTGGAAGAAAAAATCGCCCGCATCGCCCAGCAGGTCTACGGAGCCGCCAAAGTCGAGTACACCCAGGAGGCCCGCAAAGCCCTGAAGCGGCTGGAGAAGGAAGGGTGTAGCCAGATGCCGGTTATCATCGCCAAAGCGGCAGGCTCCCTTTCCGACAACCCCAGGCTGCGGGGCTGCCCCGAGGGCTTCAGCGTCACCGTGACCGACCTCAAGCCCAAGTGCGGGGCCGGTTTCGTGGTGGCCTACATGGGCGAGATCATGACCATGCCGGGGCTGCCCAAAGAACCCGCCGCCATCCGGATTGGGCTGGACGAAGAGGGGCGGATTAGGGGCCTGTTCTAG